The genome window CATTTTTCGCCATAACCTGAAAAGGCCTTGGTTCCGTATCCGTTTTTGGTGCAACAGTAAAATAAGCACGCCCTCGTAATAAATTAACTTGCCGATACTGCGGGCTAAACGCTAATTGCAATTGCGCACCACTGTCGAGGTCAACACGGCTACCATCAGGTAAGGTAATATGCTGTATTTCACCGGTTTTCGCATAGTAATCCACTGGCTGTGTATATTGAAAATACCAAATTGACATGGATAACACACTCACTAGCACAACCGCCGCTATTGATAAACCAATATAGCGAGGCCGCCTCTTTTTATTCATTCCCTGTTGGTTATCTACTGTTTGTTGTCGCGGTTTATTGGCTGTTAATGCCCATAATTGCCGTGCACGATAGTATGTAGACTTATGTAACTCTGACGCATTGAGCCAAGACTGGAAATCTTCATTTTCTTGCGACGTCAGCTCTCGTTGCGTTGTTTTAACAACCCACATTGCGGCTTTGTTTTCAATTTCAGATGGACTATCAGATGGCTTCATGACTAGTCTCTCCATTTATGAATTAGCATTGCCAATGCATTGGCTAAATGTTTTTCGACTGTGCTTAATGAAATATTTAAGCGCTGCGCCACTTCCGTTTGAGCTAATCCTTCTTCTCGATGCAAGCGAAATATCTCCTGAGTCCTGGACGGCAAAGATTGAATAATTTTCTGAATTTGTGCGAGTTGTTGGTCATGAATAACCGTGGCTTCAAGGCCTTTTACCCGTGATGGGATCTCTTGCCAGTGTTGGTCACTGATCGCCATTAATTGTTGTTTTTTCTGTAGCCGGAAATGGTCAACCATCAGGTTTTTCGCAATGCGATACAAATACGCATCAAAATCTTGAATAGTTGATGTTTTCATTAACTCTGCCATTCGAGCAAAGCTTTCCTGTGTGATATCCATACTTAAATTATGGTCTTTAAGGTACATATTCAGATAACGGCATAACGACGATGAATGGCGAGCAAACAGGCGCTGTAATTCTGAATCAGACATATTGATCCATAAAATAAATAATGAAAATGAGAATTATTTACATAATATAGATAATAATTTAAAATGAAAACTCCCTAGCGCATTTTTCCTTCTAAGACTCACATCAATACAGAATCGTCTCTTTTATTGTTTTTTGTCACAGTACTTAAGCTAAGAATGATGTTTTATGATAGATTAACGCCCAATTTATTTTAGTCGCCATAAAACGGGCTTTAGCGTAAAAAACGCATTTCGTAACTCGCTGGTTTACTTGCTTTTATAAGTACTGAAAATTAACTGATATAGGAACACTATGCCGAATTGCAGTCTGGCGGATCTCAGGCATGTTGTCGCTCTAGGTGGCGGGCATGGACTTGGTCGCGTGATGTCTTCACTTTCTTCTTTAGGTTCTCGTTTAACGGGTATTGTTACCACAACCGATAATGGGGGCTCAACAGGCCGTATTCGCCGCTCTGAAGGCGGGATCGCTTGGGGAGATATGCGTAACTGTTTAAATCAGCTAATTACTGAGCCATCTATTGCTTCTGCGATGTTTGAATACCGTTTCAGCGGTAATGGTGAACTTTCAGGCCATAATTTAGGTAATTTAATGTTAAAATCATTAGACCACCTAAGTGTTCGTCCGTTAGAAGCCATAAATCTTATCCGTAATATGCTAAAAGTTGATGCGCAGTTGATCCCGATGTCGGAATCCCCTGTTGATTTAATGGCTATCGATGAAATGGGCAATGAAGTATACGGTGAGGTGAATGTTGATGCCTTACATGAAATCCCGCAAGAATTACGCTTATACCCGACAGTAAAGGCAACGAAAGAAGCCTTACAGGCTATCCACCAAGCAGACTTAATTATTATCGGCCCCGGCAGCTTTTTTACCAGTTTAATGCCATTATTGCTTTTGGATGAAATTGCAGCTGCACTGCGCGAATGTAAAGCCCCGATGATTTATATTGGTAACTTAGCGAAAGAAATTAGCTCCCCAGCAGCAAACCTGTCTTTGCCTGACAAGCTAAAAATGATGGAGCATTATATTGGTTGCCAAAAAATTGATGCGTTAATCCTTGGCCCTCGCACACAAACCAGCAATATCAGCCCTGAACGCAAAATAATTCAACGGGTACTCGAAGCTGACGATATTCCCTATCGCCATGATAGAAAGCTGTTACTGCAAGCCATCGAAGAAACCATCAACTTGTTATAACCCCCTAACCGCCATTCCGCTGCTAAATACCCGCAGCGGAAAACCTTCCCTAAAATTAGCCCTTTGTTTCCTGTATTTCCACAAAATCTATTTTCAAAATACTTTGCGTTGTGGGTAGGCGGCAAGTGAAGGCAGCTCGGGGAGCATACATAAATATGTGACCCGAGTGACTAAACGTAGCCAACACCCCCACAGCGTGAGGTATGAGGAAAATTACGAATTAGCGATAAACTGAGAGCGTATCTCCTGCAATTCGTCTCGGACTCGCGCAGCCGCTTCAAATTCAAGATCTTGAGCATGCTTATACATTTGCGCTTCAAGTTGTGAAATCCGTTGCTCCAACTCTTTTGTCGACATCGATTGGATATCAACCGAATTATTATTTTTACCATTGTCTTTCGTACGGTTTTTTCCTTTACCACCCACTTTGTGGCCAATTTGCAGGATATCACCGATTTTCTTATTCAAACCTTGTGGTACGATTCCATGTTCTTCGTTGAACGCCATTTGTTTAGCACGGCGACGCTCTGTTTCTGCAATCGCTTTTTGCATGGAGTTGGTGATCCTGTCTCCATAAAGGATTGCCTTACCATTTAAGTTACGAGCCGCACGCCCTATGGTTTGAATAAGCGAACGCTCTGAGCGCAAGAAACCTTCTTTGTCCGCGTCCAAAATAGCCACCAGAGAGACCTCTGGCATGTCCAAGCCTTCTCTTAATAAGTTGATCCCAACCAGTACATCAAACTCACCAAGTCGCAGGTCTCGAATAATTTCCACACGCTCGACTGTATCGATATCTGAGTGAAGATAACGCACTCGCTCACCGTGCTCTTCGAGATATTCCGTTAAATCCTCTGCCATACGTTTTGTTAAAGTAGTGACTAATACACGTTCATTTTTCTGTACACGGATACGGATTTCAGACAGTAAATCATCCACTTGGGTAGTAACTGGGCGGACTTCAATAATCGGGTCAAGTAGGCCAGTAGGCCTAACAACTTGCTCAATCACTTCATTGCCTGATTTATCAAGCTCGTAGTTACCCGGCGTTGCCGACACATAAATAGTTTGAGGAGCTAAGGCTTCAAATTCTTCAAAGCGCATTGGGCGGTTATCTAATGCAGAAGGGAGACGAAACCCATATTCAACTAAGGTTTCTTTTCTTGAGCGATCCCCTTTGTACATCGCACCGATTTGCGGGATGGTAACGTGAGA of Providencia rettgeri contains these proteins:
- the fecI_2 gene encoding Probable RNA polymerase sigma factor fecI yields the protein MSDSELQRLFARHSSSLCRYLNMYLKDHNLSMDITQESFARMAELMKTSTIQDFDAYLYRIAKNLMVDHFRLQKKQQLMAISDQHWQEIPSRVKGLEATVIHDQQLAQIQKIIQSLPSRTQEIFRLHREEGLAQTEVAQRLNISLSTVEKHLANALAMLIHKWRD
- a CDS encoding LPPG:FO 2-phospho-L-lactate transferase codes for the protein MPNCSLADLRHVVALGGGHGLGRVMSSLSSLGSRLTGIVTTTDNGGSTGRIRRSEGGIAWGDMRNCLNQLITEPSIASAMFEYRFSGNGELSGHNLGNLMLKSLDHLSVRPLEAINLIRNMLKVDAQLIPMSESPVDLMAIDEMGNEVYGEVNVDALHEIPQELRLYPTVKATKEALQAIHQADLIIIGPGSFFTSLMPLLLLDEIAAALRECKAPMIYIGNLAKEISSPAANLSLPDKLKMMEHYIGCQKIDALILGPRTQTSNISPERKIIQRVLEADDIPYRHDRKLLLQAIEETINLL
- a CDS encoding fec operon regulator FecR — protein: MKPSDSPSEIENKAAMWVVKTTQRELTSQENEDFQSWLNASELHKSTYYRARQLWALTANKPRQQTVDNQQGMNKKRRPRYIGLSIAAVVLVSVLSMSIWYFQYTQPVDYYAKTGEIQHITLPDGSRVDLDSGAQLQLAFSPQYRQVNLLRGRAYFTVAPKTDTEPRPFQVMAKNGITQALGTEFSVDNENSKVAVSVYQHSVKVSLLSGQEMVIPAGNFTQYQSDITPMTSMVNSHSTVWREGQIIFQQQTFPEVIAEINRYRDKQIILLTEERVGHISGVLQINTLDSGLTHLVSSYGLSVYETPFFTLIY